A genome region from Rathayibacter caricis DSM 15933 includes the following:
- a CDS encoding MmcQ/YjbR family DNA-binding protein produces MPDILPDVQGRGKTCSSGPLGGGLYLFGIRLHTGGMSSENDVRRLALDLPGVEERSAYGTPAFYAGPKMFARLHEQTSVLVCWRVDLGEREALLQEDPDTYFTTVHYDGHPSVLVRLERVSPARLGELLRDAWEARAPERLRRAAPSE; encoded by the coding sequence ATGCCCGACATCCTCCCTGACGTGCAAGGGCGCGGCAAGACGTGCTCGAGCGGCCCACTCGGCGGAGGTTTGTACTTGTTCGGCATTCGCTTGCACACTGGCGGCATGAGCAGCGAAAACGACGTGCGCCGGCTGGCGCTCGATCTGCCCGGAGTTGAGGAGCGTTCCGCCTACGGCACTCCCGCGTTCTACGCCGGGCCGAAGATGTTCGCCCGACTGCACGAGCAGACCAGTGTGCTCGTCTGCTGGCGAGTAGATCTCGGCGAGCGGGAGGCGCTGCTGCAGGAGGACCCTGACACCTACTTCACCACCGTCCATTACGACGGGCATCCGAGTGTGCTCGTGCGCCTCGAGCGTGTCTCTCCCGCTCGCCTCGGCGAGCTTCTGCGCGACGCGTGGGAGGCACGCGC
- a CDS encoding arginase family protein — protein MKVTVLGVPNSAGAYCVGVERAPAALREAGLIAALRAAGAEVVDTGDLTMRRWSPDRESPFAQNVGEEAKAMLELSAAAAGLLAEGERILVLGGSCMVAVGLCAAMAERGERPRLVYIDRHLDLNTPHSTTEGSLSWMGMAHALALDGAAAELVVAAGRRPLLQPPDLVYLGADPTRETTQWEREQAGALGLAIVDQAALCDDPRGAARQALGILSPGPFVVHLDVDVLDFLDAPIAENVNGRNSGPTIALLEPALVELLSRPDCRGLSIGQLDPAHASAEPNALPRLVSALVSALTSTPRDD, from the coding sequence ATGAAGGTCACCGTCCTGGGAGTGCCGAACAGCGCCGGCGCGTACTGCGTGGGCGTCGAGCGGGCGCCCGCCGCGCTGCGGGAGGCAGGACTCATCGCGGCACTGCGGGCTGCGGGCGCCGAGGTCGTCGACACGGGCGATCTGACGATGCGCCGATGGTCGCCCGATCGCGAGAGTCCGTTCGCGCAGAACGTGGGCGAGGAGGCGAAGGCGATGCTCGAGCTCTCCGCGGCCGCTGCGGGGCTGTTAGCGGAGGGTGAGCGGATCCTGGTGCTCGGTGGCAGTTGCATGGTCGCCGTCGGCCTGTGCGCCGCGATGGCGGAACGCGGGGAGCGCCCACGCCTCGTCTACATCGACCGGCATCTGGACCTGAACACGCCGCACTCGACCACGGAGGGCTCCCTCAGCTGGATGGGCATGGCGCACGCTCTGGCCCTCGACGGCGCCGCCGCCGAGCTGGTCGTGGCGGCCGGCCGGCGGCCGTTGCTGCAGCCTCCGGATCTCGTGTATCTCGGAGCAGACCCCACGCGGGAGACGACCCAGTGGGAACGCGAGCAGGCCGGCGCCCTCGGTCTCGCGATCGTCGATCAAGCGGCACTCTGCGACGACCCTCGAGGCGCGGCGCGACAAGCGCTCGGGATCCTCTCCCCCGGCCCGTTCGTCGTGCATCTGGACGTCGACGTCCTCGACTTCCTCGACGCGCCGATCGCTGAGAACGTGAACGGGCGCAACAGCGGACCCACCATCGCCCTCCTCGAGCCCGCACTCGTCGAACTCCTCAGCCGTCCCGATTGCCGCGGGTTGTCGATCGGGCAGCTCGACCCCGCCCACGCGTCCGCCGAACCCAACGCGCTACCGCGGCTCGTCTCAGCCCTGGTCTCTGCGCTGACCTCCACACCGCGAGACGACTGA
- a CDS encoding DUF1579 family protein, producing MANEHEALAVFLGDWSASGTAYGADRQGTEWRSVHSSRWHTGDFFVVQDERANGPFDTMSFLGWDPERETYFSWSIENHGFAREYLVRRDGQVWTFSGETERATITFSADGRTQTHHWEFRPDDAWVTLCDRVATRVD from the coding sequence ATGGCGAACGAGCATGAGGCATTAGCGGTCTTTCTCGGCGACTGGAGCGCTTCCGGAACGGCGTACGGGGCGGACCGGCAGGGCACCGAATGGCGCAGCGTCCATTCGTCGAGGTGGCACACCGGAGACTTCTTCGTCGTCCAGGACGAGCGGGCCAACGGTCCGTTCGACACGATGAGCTTCCTGGGCTGGGACCCCGAGCGGGAGACCTATTTCTCCTGGAGCATCGAGAATCACGGCTTCGCCCGCGAGTACCTCGTCCGTCGCGACGGACAGGTCTGGACGTTCTCAGGCGAGACGGAACGAGCGACGATCACCTTCAGTGCCGACGGCCGAACACAGACCCACCACTGGGAATTCAGGCCCGACGATGCGTGGGTCACCCTCTGCGACCGTGTCGCCACCCGGGTCGACTGA
- a CDS encoding three-helix bundle dimerization domain-containing protein gives MTTDLDADQVVRDATAAVRAKFPDHSGAEVEALVREELTKLVDRPVQDYLSVLTERAVKQRLRGDTTD, from the coding sequence ATGACCACTGACCTCGACGCCGACCAGGTCGTCCGCGACGCGACCGCCGCAGTGCGCGCAAAGTTCCCCGATCACTCCGGCGCCGAAGTCGAGGCGCTCGTGCGCGAGGAGCTGACCAAGCTCGTCGACCGACCGGTGCAGGACTACCTCTCCGTGCTCACCGAGCGCGCGGTCAAGCAGCGCCTCCGAGGCGACACCACGGACTAA
- a CDS encoding dihydrofolate reductase family protein, protein MGKIVVSSMVSVDGYTEGAGGDVSQMPMDLAFAEHNADRVRAAGRLLFGAVSYTGMMQYWPKQVDDPEVIPEDRYVASRYATDLGITVVSDSLSRADIAVWGDRTEIVARSVAHDHLRRLRETETGDILVFAAAPSGPICSLTAWWTSCICSSARRSSEATPARSPASRRSI, encoded by the coding sequence ATGGGGAAGATCGTCGTCAGCAGCATGGTGAGCGTCGATGGCTATACGGAAGGCGCCGGCGGTGATGTGTCGCAGATGCCGATGGATCTCGCTTTCGCTGAGCACAACGCGGATCGGGTCCGCGCGGCCGGCCGTCTGCTCTTCGGAGCGGTGAGCTACACCGGGATGATGCAGTACTGGCCGAAGCAGGTGGACGATCCGGAGGTGATCCCGGAGGACCGCTACGTCGCGTCCCGTTACGCGACAGATCTCGGTATCACCGTGGTGTCCGACAGCCTCTCGCGCGCTGATATCGCCGTCTGGGGCGACCGCACCGAGATCGTCGCGCGCTCGGTCGCGCACGATCATCTGAGGAGGCTGCGGGAGACCGAGACTGGTGACATCCTCGTGTTCGCAGCCGCACCCTCTGGACCGATCTGCTCGCTCACGGCCTGGTGGACGAGCTGCATCTGCTCGTCGGCCCGAAGATCGTCGGAGGCGACGCCCGCGCGTTCACCGGCCTCCCGCAGATCGATCTGA
- a CDS encoding ArdC family protein produces MTSTTTARKTTAKKRALRTTPEERREQAAALHESITEQVEALRDSDQWRRFLSFASSFHRYSLGNLLLILAQRPDASAVAGFRAWQAKGRQVRKGEKAIKIFGFAQRKVAADEEAEEGTTTSTDEKGQKVQTYYPLVSVFVIEQTDLIEGAEDPRDIAQKLTGAEDHGVIEALTAALEAEGWTVESRTLPEGTHGYARPEDGRRLRHPRAGAGREDPDPRDGARADGSR; encoded by the coding sequence ATGACCAGCACGACCACCGCCCGCAAGACCACCGCCAAGAAGCGCGCACTCCGGACCACGCCGGAGGAGCGCCGCGAGCAGGCCGCCGCGCTGCACGAGAGCATCACCGAGCAGGTCGAGGCGCTGCGCGACTCCGACCAGTGGCGCCGGTTCCTCTCGTTCGCGTCCTCGTTCCACCGCTACAGCCTGGGCAACCTCCTGCTGATCCTCGCTCAGCGCCCCGACGCCTCCGCCGTCGCCGGATTCCGGGCGTGGCAGGCGAAGGGCCGCCAGGTGCGCAAGGGCGAGAAGGCGATCAAGATTTTCGGCTTCGCTCAGCGGAAGGTCGCCGCCGACGAGGAGGCCGAGGAGGGCACCACGACCAGCACGGACGAGAAGGGGCAGAAGGTCCAGACCTACTACCCGCTCGTGTCCGTGTTCGTGATCGAGCAGACCGACCTCATCGAGGGCGCCGAGGATCCTCGCGACATCGCGCAGAAGCTCACCGGCGCCGAGGATCACGGCGTCATCGAGGCCCTGACGGCCGCTCTCGAGGCCGAAGGATGGACGGTCGAGAGTCGCACCCTCCCCGAGGGAACGCACGGCTACGCCCGCCCCGAGGACGGTCGTCGTCTGCGACACCCTCGCGCCGGAGCAGGCCGCGAAGACCCTGATCCACGAGACGGCGCACGTGCTGATGGGTCACGTTGA
- a CDS encoding IS110 family transposase produces the protein MIVAHHYDHVVGVDTHARTHTYAIVATKTGEILGTKAFPVTTAAIDRAIAWARDLAGGLVLFAMEGTGSYGASLGRALKRAEVAFCEVRPPKKSSRVRGKTDEIDAIAAATSAMGIELDALIRPKADGLRNALRVRLDARRDMEIRRTSARKQLNALVRTADFGLDTRRALTDRGVQKLADLDVHHDDVAQRIIRGEAVRLASTVIELGRQMRENREALAELVELLAPGVQQIYGVGPVTAAVAIAAYSHPGRVRNEAAFAALAGVSPIPASSGNTTRHRLNRGGDRQLNRALDVVARVRMVSEERTRAYVDRRTSEGRTAREIRRCVKRYIAREIFKALEARMGASSATA, from the coding sequence ATGATCGTCGCCCACCACTACGACCACGTCGTCGGAGTCGACACCCACGCCCGAACGCACACCTACGCGATAGTCGCCACCAAAACCGGCGAGATCCTCGGAACGAAAGCGTTTCCGGTCACGACGGCGGCGATCGATAGAGCGATCGCTTGGGCACGAGATCTTGCGGGTGGGTTGGTGCTGTTCGCGATGGAGGGCACAGGCTCCTACGGTGCATCGTTGGGCCGGGCATTGAAGCGTGCCGAGGTCGCATTTTGCGAGGTACGTCCGCCGAAAAAGTCGAGCCGCGTCCGCGGCAAGACTGATGAGATCGACGCGATCGCTGCCGCGACCTCGGCGATGGGCATCGAGCTCGACGCACTGATCCGCCCGAAAGCCGACGGGCTACGCAACGCACTTCGCGTGAGGCTCGACGCTCGCCGCGACATGGAGATCCGTCGCACAAGCGCACGCAAGCAGCTAAATGCGCTGGTCCGCACCGCAGACTTCGGCCTCGACACCAGGCGAGCGCTCACTGATCGCGGGGTGCAGAAGCTCGCCGACTTGGACGTACACCATGACGATGTTGCGCAGCGCATCATCCGAGGCGAGGCCGTTCGACTGGCGTCGACGGTGATCGAATTGGGGCGACAGATGCGCGAGAACCGCGAAGCTCTGGCCGAGCTCGTCGAGCTGCTCGCACCTGGCGTGCAGCAGATCTACGGCGTCGGTCCGGTGACCGCGGCTGTTGCGATCGCGGCCTACTCCCACCCGGGTCGGGTGCGAAACGAGGCGGCTTTCGCTGCCCTCGCAGGAGTGAGCCCAATCCCGGCGTCGTCAGGTAACACGACTCGACACCGCCTCAATCGAGGCGGTGACCGGCAACTGAATCGCGCGCTCGACGTCGTCGCCCGTGTGCGCATGGTGTCAGAGGAGCGCACCCGTGCCTATGTCGATCGCCGCACCTCTGAGGGCCGCACGGCTCGCGAGATCCGGCGGTGCGTGAAGCGGTACATCGCTCGCGAGATCTTCAAGGCGCTGGAGGCCCGGATGGGAGCATCCTCGGCCACTGCGTGA